gagaaaaaagtgtaggggacaacaaaaaaaaacgcccaaattcacattcagtgtcaattttagtatggcggtttgtttacatagttagcaagttctattgaatgacagtttagtaAGAAGTAGATTATAAGCTTAAAAATTCCAAGAAACAACAGACGGAACACATGATGTCTTCCAAATAACCTTTGCGTACTAGatatgataaattgataaacTTATTTACGCCTTTAGTTAGAGTGCCTACTTCTGCCATTAACCTGTCTCTGATTCCAATCTGCGCAGCACCCTGGACTCGTATGTCACCTCGGCGGTATAAATCATCCATGCCCCCTGTAGAGTTCCGCTGCAGGCGTGGGCATTCGCGCAAGCGTTTAACCGCCCGCTTCCTGCCGCCCGTCTAACATTGAGCCATTTTAGCCTGCGGCCAAGTGCACCCATGTTTATTGCTAACAGAAATAGATCGCTTAAAACCACTAGAAATAGATTTATGTATATAGCGAATTCCGGAACATTGTGTGGACCGTGCTCTTCCGTAACTCATTCATTGACGCTTATATCGTAACTTATGTAGGTAAATGTTGTTTAAAATGTTGACGCCGCAGATTATAGGAGCTTAGCAAATATACTGGAAAACAATATTATGTGGCCCTAGAATTGAAACAGAACGACTTTAATTCACATTTGTGCTTTAGAATACGTGTGCCATTTAAATACAGACTTGTGTTTATAAAGATGTCGCGCAATTTGTCTCACAATACTGCCGAAGTGCGGGGTGTTGCGGGAAATTTATCCCCTAGTACTGTGCGCCGTAGACAGTTATTATTACGAGTATAAGGTAGGGCGCcttgattaaattttaaacttaaaaaaagtGACCCGCAGACTGAAAAAGAATGGACCTAAAGAAACCCTGCCCTAGTGGATTTGTAGTGGGCTTTATGAACGTTTAATTTGAAATGGTGCTGCTATGAATGAAAGGAAACGCCTAGATTCAAATTGCCGGCTGAACTGCAGTTGCACTAATTGAAGAGGTGGAGTTGATAGGCAATAGACTGCGGGGGACCGCAGTTATCTACTAGCCACTATATTTAGATGGAAATATCGGATGTTGCGATTTATTCCATTACTTCGAACTGTTGTGAATAATTGGTATCGATTCGTTTATCTAGTGGGAGGTTTATGAGCGTTTGCGGCTGAAACGTTATACCGTTCATGACCGCAACAGATTAGCGTTAAACGTATGTAGACGTGAATTACAGTGACACTAGATAATTTAGATTATCGCGAAATTCACGAGCTCTAGAACCATTTCACGCCGTTATGAAACAGCTGCGATATAATTAGTCACAATTTGTCATCGTCAATGTAGATTTAACGATCTTTCCGTTGTTACCCAAAATAGTCGAGTATGAGCTACGTAGTTTCTAATACTGTTCGAAACGAAAACGaaatatttattgattaaaCGGTCTTAAGGAACATTTTGGAACttttattaatagttttttgttttctttatatTCCAGGTGCAGAGTCTATAAGCAAAATGAGTATACTCCGTGCATGGGCGAGCCTGCTGGCGGTGTCGGTGCTGCTCGCGCCGGTCCTGTCCTCCGTCTGTCCGGACGGCTGCATCTGTACAACCACCCGCGACGGCCTCCATCGCGCCGCCTGCAGCAACCTCGCCGAACTATACAAGTTCACTCTCCGCCAGAAACATCACAACATCAACATCCTGGATCTGTCACACAACAACATCACCAAAATTTCCCGGGAACTCGATCGATTAACCGAAGTCGTCACGCTGGATCTATCGACTAATGGTATCACTGAAATTAGCAAGTTTTTGAACAATGCGAAGAAATTAGTTCATCTTAATTTGGCtaataatagaatagaaagGCTGTCACTTGCGCACCTTCCGACTAGTGTCAGTTCTTTAGATTTAACTAACAATCTATTACGAGATGTGCCCAACAATATTGGTCATTTAGCTAGCTTAGAGCATTTAGAATTGGACGGCAACCCGCTTGATTGTACCTGTGATAATATCAAAGCACGAGATCGTTTACTGGCTttaaatgttcatatagatGCCGTAAAATGCGCTTCTCCGGGAAAACTTAAAAGCAGGTCATGGTTAGAACTGAAAGCAAAAGACATatgcaaaataaaaattgaaacagaacCCATAGATATGATGATGGGTGATCAACCCCCAGTTGATGCCGTAAGAATTGGTGAAGAGACTACGGAACTGAAATCTATGCCTTTAGTCGCTTCTAGTGATTTAGATGATGGCAATGTAATACATGGCCAACCTCAAGCAGAGGACGATGATAATCAGCAATTTTTAAAAGTAGGGCATATGTCTACGGTATCTCATACAGACTATATCGGATCTGAGGGTTCTGGAGATGTGGAAACTGCGACTGACTCTGAAATCATTATACACAAGCACGCAGAGGATTTAAATGCTGAAATACAAACTACTGATGACCCGATGGAAGGATCTGGCGAGGGTTCTGGTATTATTCCTTTCGATAGCGATTATGACAATGAAAGCACTTCAACATCCACGATATCACCTAATTATGAAGACTTTCATCCAACTCCAGTCACGCCATTATTCAACGATGAATTAAATAACACCACAGTAGAGGTGGCACCACCTACTTTGTACGCAGGAGGACCTGATTGGCATCTCAGAACTGATGAACCATCGACTGAAAAACCCGCAATCACGCCAATTACTCGGGACACGACAGTTTCTGAACAAATTAGAATAACTCCGGCGGAAGTTCAGGAAACGTCGTCTGAAGAAAATCCTGTACCTCATAAAACTGGTACATATGTATGCATTGCAATTATTGTCATTCTTTTAGTGGGGCTCATAGGATTTGCTATAATCAAAGGTCAAATGAGAAAACGCAGGGATAGGCGACTTTTACGACAGCAAAAAAGAGACATCGAAAATGCTTCCAAAGAAATGGTCGATATGAATAAGTCACTATTAGGTAAACCAGCAGTACTAGAACCTCCCATTGAAAGGAAAGTTAATGGTAAATATGAGCTCGTACCTACTCATGAAAGCTACCCAAAAAAGAGCGAGAACGGGGATATTGGCAATGGCATTAAACATGGAGATAACAATGGCATTAGAACCGAAAGTCCAAGAGACACTAATCAAAACAAAAGCAGTTCAAAAGATAATAACTTAGCCGAGGAGCCTAAACAGAACGAATCGTTCGAGTCTACTCCAGCATCTCCTGATTCGCGAAAAGACACTCACTCTTTATCAAGTGAAGATGTTTTTGTGCCTATCAATGACAACGAAGCACCTCATTTAAATGGTAATACTGACATGGATTTGTCCCAACTTTTACTGAATGGTGATCAGAACACAGTGTCCGACTTCTTATCGCCGTCTCGCGAATACGTTCCAGTGTATTCCCCCGACATGGGTCGAGTGCGAATCAAGATGACCGAGACGCCGAAGCCGAAAACCCCAGTACTCGTCACGAGGAGTCGGTCCAACGCCGGCGACATCATCATAACTCCGTCCTTGGACGACAGCACGCGCAAGTCAACCACTTGAAAATTGGTTTCGGTTAGCAGAACACTTGGTGTTATACAGTGTCAATCAGCAAACACTTCACTAATGGCAAAATTCTGTGATTGTATTGTGTGGATATTCGTTGGGATTATCACGCTGAAGCATTTGAAAATGTCGGTGCGTGTGTGAGTTAAGTCTAGAAACTTTGCTGCCAAAGTGTGTTTGTAGTCGACAGTgcctttattttaaactttgttagtggtatatatatttatgagaGTATATTGAGcaataagtaaaatatttttgtacgtgTAAAAATGTTGCCATGTTCATGATAGCTGTAAATGTCGTATTAGGTGTATCTTTATAATGGTCTCGTAGAAATCTACGTTTCAAACCAAAACTGTATCCTACAGACATACAGTGTTATATCGCTTAGATATTTCAAGCACATCTGTACCTTGAGTACAATTTTTGAATTGTAATTTCAGTGGTTGTGTACTTATTTTTCCTGAAAAAACCCAGCTACTACAGCGACAAGTAACAAACCGGTACCAATAGACATCGATAAGTGACTGAAGGTGACATGTGGAATTGCAAATTTTGTCAATTTGCCACATATAAAAAACTAGTGATATGGTAACGACTTTCCCTTTGTCACTTTCTCGGGTTGAATTGGGCCCCTATAAATATTTGAGCTGGCTATGTTTTATCAAATGTCTTCTTATTAGAGATTTATTCTTTATCGGTCTGGCTAAACGTAAGTTCCTCTAAGTTATgcttttgagtttagtgtttaaGAATGTGATACCAATAATTTTAGTAAtctatactattttatatgtatacgcCTATTTAAATTTCCATTTTATGATTTCTGTATATTGATCACTTATTTTCCATCATTGAGCTTGTATATTGTTGACATTTAATCACTTTTAATTTTGGTTTcatataagtttttttataaatgaatgaacaaaacaaaacaataaagtaGATCGTTAAGgagaaaaataatgtattttaaagTAATCAATACAAATGATATAAACAGTTGGTCAAGACTTTGTCGTTTCACTTACATAAGTGTCCTCAACTTACATACAAGTCCTAATTGCGGCaagataggtaagtacatacctatctTGCCGCAATGAAGACTTTCAGTAAAGCAAGTGATGATCGTATCTAGAAAATGAATTGGTCATGACCATGGTCAGACCGAGCATTGACATTTTGTGGGGAAATTACTCACAGCCATGCTTAGAAGAACCTTAGCTTAGCTATTTAAGTAGTGGTTAATTTTTGTAAGAAATgcctaaaaaatttaaaaaccgaGTACAGTCCAAAGCgaattaattttgaaaatggcaaatatctactaaactagaagcacCTTTTTACTGTAGCAACAGAGCAACAGTAGGTACGCTAGCTGCACGCTTTGCTACATAATATGTTGCTGCTGTTTCGCTCAGGCAGGCACAATCGGTTGCGTCGTTCAAGGAGAAGTTTTCCCCAtccctttttgtgtaatatatgtatgtttatcctatacattttgtatgtatttatatcctttatctttctggtaccttgttgtacattttgctgcatttgtcaccctcttttcactttctcctctcatctactcaaaggttaactggaagagatccctcaaagggataagttcgcctttgtacttcttactaattgtatgttatttttaatatgtctttttgtacaataaagagtttactactactactaatatgTATTGTACGCTAGAAGTATTGCAAAAGGGTAAGTGTTGCTATGAAGTGCTTCTGATTTTATAGATAATTGCCATTTTAAAAATTACCCAGCTTTCGAAGTtatcccaatgcacctcacggaCGACTAAAATACGCAATTTATAAATTAGGTAAatgatgtaggtacttgtaaaatACGTGTCCCGTACAGATCAATTCGTTAAAAAAAGTTGTAAGTGCAAAACTATGACACAAGAATAGGACCTAGTagaaaattacttattttattacctactctTAAACGAATCAAAATCTTGCTTAGAGCTAGATCACTTACGTACGTTTCCAAGTACACAGCACTGTGTCTAGGCTAGTTGTTACAAACCACACCATTTTAATGCTTATCAAAATGTGCAAAAGT
This region of Cydia amplana chromosome 4, ilCydAmpl1.1, whole genome shotgun sequence genomic DNA includes:
- the LOC134647268 gene encoding protein windpipe; the encoded protein is MSILRAWASLLAVSVLLAPVLSSVCPDGCICTTTRDGLHRAACSNLAELYKFTLRQKHHNINILDLSHNNITKISRELDRLTEVVTLDLSTNGITEISKFLNNAKKLVHLNLANNRIERLSLAHLPTSVSSLDLTNNLLRDVPNNIGHLASLEHLELDGNPLDCTCDNIKARDRLLALNVHIDAVKCASPGKLKSRSWLELKAKDICKIKIETEPIDMMMGDQPPVDAVRIGEETTELKSMPLVASSDLDDGNVIHGQPQAEDDDNQQFLKVGHMSTVSHTDYIGSEGSGDVETATDSEIIIHKHAEDLNAEIQTTDDPMEGSGEGSGIIPFDSDYDNESTSTSTISPNYEDFHPTPVTPLFNDELNNTTVEVAPPTLYAGGPDWHLRTDEPSTEKPAITPITRDTTVSEQIRITPAEVQETSSEENPVPHKTGTYVCIAIIVILLVGLIGFAIIKGQMRKRRDRRLLRQQKRDIENASKEMVDMNKSLLGKPAVLEPPIERKVNGKYELVPTHESYPKKSENGDIGNGIKHGDNNGIRTESPRDTNQNKSSSKDNNLAEEPKQNESFESTPASPDSRKDTHSLSSEDVFVPINDNEAPHLNGNTDMDLSQLLLNGDQNTVSDFLSPSREYVPVYSPDMGRVRIKMTETPKPKTPVLVTRSRSNAGDIIITPSLDDSTRKSTT